The Raphanus sativus cultivar WK10039 chromosome 2, ASM80110v3, whole genome shotgun sequence DNA segment aggtatgctttttaaagctacgaattctggtttttgggaaccagtacgttgtaagaacttgggttgctaccgtctgggggtagctaccttccgtttgctttttcggcttgctatcgatctcagctttggtagctatgtcgatacttggtttttcgattccctttaagggtatgatccgttttacgagggggtcttaTGTTGACGCTAAAGCAGCCAGCGCGTCTGCTGAGCAGCTCTCTCCTCGTGAgatcctcgttagttcaaatctgttgaactgcttagtgaggttccggacaacttctaggtatgcccccattctttcgtcccttgtttcatactcgccgtggaactggctagctactagctgtgaatcactataaacgttcagctctcgaattccgaggcttagggcaagttttaatcctgcaattaatacttcgtattcagcctcgttatCAGAaacgctgaatccgagcctgtaggattttttgatggtttctccagctgaggaggtcagccttagaccgatgccggaaccttgtcttggcgaggctcgtcaatgtacagactccacttcggagcttctgtttccaagtctagttgttcggaagctagctcgattatgaaatcggcaaggacctgagcttttgctgctgctcgaggtctatactcgatatcgtattcactgagctctattgcTCATTTAGCAAATCGtcatgattggctagggctgtgcaaaattgttcgcaatggttgtgaagtcattacgacgattgagtgcgattggaaataaggtcgcaattttctggcagctgttacgatagctagagctagtttttccatagtagggtatctagtttcggcgtctatcagactcttgctggtataatagacaggtctttactcgttttgctcttctcgtaccagcacaccactaactgcagcggttgacACAGCGAGGTACAGATACAGTGGTTCTCCCATTACTGGTTTGGCCAAGatgggaggttcggagaggtaagcttttaattgcttgaaggcttcctcgcacttctcgtcccataagaacttcttattattttttagaagtttgtagaatgggaggcacttatcggtggacctggatatgaatcgatttaatgctgcgattcgtccagtcaatctatgtacctctctggttgtcttaggtgacggcatttccagaaaggtagctatctgtttcgggttggcttcgatgcctctttcggttacgaggtagccgagaaactcgcttgaaggtaccccgaaggtgcacttagcagggttgagctttatatcgtatttgttgaggatatcgaagcattcccttaggtgggaaatgtggttttctccaattgaagatttgactagcatatcatcaatatagacctccatggttttcccgagctggccagcgaacattttattcactagcctttgggacaagctttatttaggtcggtgaaatctaccAAACaatcgatgtgaggtaacgggaagctgtctttgtgacaagctttatttaggtcggtgaaatctacgcagattctccatttcccgttcttcttttttacaactactggattagctagccagtctgggtaatgtacctcacgaatggacccagctttcgtaagtcggtcaacctcgtcgttaacagcttgagccttttctaggcctagcttgcgacgcttttgtttgatcggtttgaaagtggggtctacattaagcttgtgagtagtgacgtcggcgtttatacccttcatgtcactggtggtccatgcaaaggtttcgacgttgatttttgaaaagtcaatgagctccttcttagtctcgagaggtagctcggatccgatactcacttgcttttcaggatttgagtcgtcgatactaacttgctcggtgaggttcttagggggacctcgaatattttgttgtatctcacgacccttctggatctgtaattgctattggggtgattctttgagaatttcgaatcttcccaggtaacagatcctggagatcttttggttaccatgcacggtagatatcccttcaggtgtcgggaatttcacacattggtgataagttgaagctactgctttcatcttatggatccaaggtcttcctaggatcgcgtgaaacggggaaggtctgtcgatgactacgaaattcatcattttcatgattccgccagctataattgggagcttaatagttcccaatgaggtagttGTTTCTCGGGAAAAGCCTATGAGGCTAGCTTTCTGGTCGATGATTTCGTACTCATCTATTTCCATCCCCTTTAGGgcgttatagaaaatgaggtcgacggaGCTCCCGGTGTCTACCATGAGCTTGGGTACTTCGTACCCTACGATGTTCAAGGTGACGGGGCAtcgtcgtgaggtctgtcaaggtttgacgtCTCACTTTCCCAAAAGGAGATCTTAGTGTTCgactcggggttaggaggcttggattgagtgttagacacagccttccgtacatgagttttaatagaattaacggaGTCTTGACACATATCGGATCCTCCGAGGATGTAGTCTACCCTTGAGctggggctcgattgaggtagCGGTTTGATCAGGAGGGCTCAActtgtaggctttttccttgggggaactTCCTGAGGaccatgtcgactcttttcttagGAGCTGGGGGTGGTGAATCGGTCTCTTTTTCACGAGGCCTTTCTCATTTCGGTgaggtatctctgggacctcttttttGGTAGGGCTGTGGTTTCTTGAGGTCTaagccctttatttctccggcagCAAATTTaactgccagttgtcgttggaggtcccaacattccttgGGTGCGTGCCATTTCCGATCATggtaagagcaatgtttgttctcATCACGTCATTTTGACCAAGGGGTTTtatttgctgcggcgacaggttttccttccttatcttcctcgaTTTCATAGGAGTGTTCCCCCTGGGTCTGATTATTTCGAGGGTTCCCCTTTTTTATGAGGTCCTCTTGCTTCTGAGGTTTCGTTTTTCGAATGACTCTAGGATTTTTTGTGGAGTTTATTCAGTGCAGTTGTTTCCTCTTCCAGGTTAACATATCTggaggctctatgaagagcatcgtcgatagttgggggaggattgagcgttagctccgaccaaagttctgatttataccagagacctctCCTGAGAGCCTCGATGGCAACTAGATCAttgggattcgagagcttagtttcACTGCTCTGAATTTTTCGATGTAGGCTCGTAGCGAGTCTCCCACTCCTTGTTTAattttccagaggtcagcctcggatgcttgCTTTTAGGATGTGagttgagtattgcttcatgaaggcattacttaactggtcgaaactgtctatcgaatttggttcaagaccagagaaccattcgagggctgttccgacaaggttttcggcgaatgtcctgcagtaacatGCATCGCATTCTTCTTTCGTGAAGTGAGCCTTCACGATAGCTAGCCGGAAGGCTCTTAGGTAGGCCTTCGGGTCCGAGGTCCCGTTGTATTTGGGGATCttaatttttcgggtatctcttacgtaagagctggcaattctgtcagtgaatggagttccacaggTATCCtcaatcaagctctcgatttcgggagctgagctcgttgccttgtggacttgagcacccagtttttggagagctgcgtgagtccgctccatatatctacgaatagcctcaggtccctctagaggaaggacagtcGGGTCATCGTTAGGTACCTGACGAACATGTACATGGCGAACAGGtccctgatggaatcgtgttcgatcatttttccaagtgctcagtgggctgatttgctcactggctattgggttattttgacgagttaggttagtggggcgagctgtaggatcagtatccgtcctttgatgttcgcccggattcgtgtttaggtttctggccCGAAACATCGGAGCTGACATTCTGCCCTCGGACGGGtcggatactccttctcctgccctaagaataggtggtggaggaAGTAAGCGAGCGCTCTGACCAGTAACCTGGTCGGTAATAGAGCTAGTCGATGCtatgttgcttcccatagcactggtgaggggtggactGAACACGGGAGCTACCCTAGCATGAGGCGTTTGGGAAGCTGGTCCCTGTTCTCCCGAtccagtgttatcaagggaaaagtcgagacgtcctcgagggaacgaggggtcagttatttgatctcggaaggtcactcccgagccctgacgttgcggtggttgggttgttgcggttagagatctagtgacctcttcgactcgttgctgccgagcggctagctgttgcattgtacgctcaccttcttgagctttttctaccacctgcatcatcatgcgacggatctcggagagctgagcctccgtctggttcggagcaggttggtgctgaggggtaacaagggctgggagccctggatcgatcccactggaggttctcgtgttggctgctccagcactgttcatcgagatactatacatcgagatactgttcatcgagatactattcatccgagtactgttcatcgggatactgttcaccgagatactgttcatcggggtactgttcaccgagatactgttcttccagtactgttcatccgagtactattcatcgggatactgttcatcgggatactgttcaccgagatactgttcaccgagatactgttcttccagtactgttcatccgagtactgttcatcgggatactgttcatcgtgacactattcagtggttagatgaatttgttgtctgatcgactggattcatccttaagttggagtaagggattccattgtttcttccccacagacggcgccaattgtgagggattaaactcacctcctgattttaggtcaggttaaagtttaggaaaaggttagggaaagataacgtgggctgaatcccttAAGAACTTaaagaatgaatgatgattttattgatgatttttgtaAAGAACTGTTTACAATAGATgtttttgatgattacaaagaaagtaAAGTATTTTGAGAGCTTCTGCGTAAGAAGTTGAATTGTGGGTCTTCTGGTaattgtttgatgtcttctttaaatagcctcaggccccttttggtcgctaccaactggttcgcgagatctcctccgtgatttgagggatttgtaacagctcccctttgaccgggtcatgcgcctatttatttgtccacgagctacctctttgaccgggtcctgcgcctgtttacttgtcaacgagctgcctgttttccttgacctctctgatgaacatctccagctcacagcctccggatctgacttaactgtttttgaagattgaattcatgatgggcctttcgcagcccgttatcatttcttattgtctatcattagctagggggtcatatttgggcccaacaccGCTGTTCCCATATTTATTTGTCCTAGCTATGAATTGCCTATCAATTTCGCTAAACAAGGCTGCTAAGGATGGGGCTTTCCACTACCATTCCAAATGTCAGAGATCGGAGCTCACACACCTTTGCTTTGCAGATGACCTCTTGATTTTCTGCGAGGGTTCTGTTCAATCGGTCCAGGCGGTTCTAGCTATACTGAAAGATTTTGAGGACAGATCAGGACTTGCTGTGAATATTGCCAAAACCTCTCTCTTTGCTGCAGGTATAAAGCCGCATGAGCTGGATCAGATAAAACAAGCAACATGGTTAACAGAAGGAACACTCCCTGTCAGATACCTTGAAGTACCGCTTTGCACAAAGAAACTGTCGATAACTAACTGTGCGCCACTCCTTCAGGCCATCAAGTCTAAGCTCCATTCCTGGACTACTCGAACTCTCTCATTTGCAGGGAGGCTTCAGTTGCTTGCATCAGTAATAGCGGGTATCACTAACTTCTGGTCATGCGCGTTTATCCTCCCCAAAGCTTGCCTGGCGGAAATCGATTCTCTTTGTAGTCGATTCCTGTGGAAAGGAAAAACGGAAGGTCACAACTCGGCAAAAGTCTCATGGGCATCAGTGACTACACCGAAAAAGGAAGGGGGACTAGGCTTAAAGAACTTACTTGTATGGAATAGAGCAGCAGCTCTTAAGCTCATATGGATCCTATTCTTCAAGCAGGATTCTATCTGGTCCAATTGGTTCATAAGAGAGATCCTACAGGGCGATATTAATAACTTTTGGGTTATTAACACTAGACAGAAGCACTCTTGGCAAGCTAACCAGCTTCTACTACTGAGAGAACACGCATACAGCTGGATCCGAAGGACGATTGGGAATGGCGAGACAACCTACTTCTGGTCCTGCAACTTGTCACCTTTTGGCAGGATCACAGACTATCTGGGTGATGAACCGTCTTCACAGGTGGGAATTGCAACGACAGCAACTATAGCGGAGTTATGGGATATAGATCACTGGGTTCTTCCTCCTGCAAGATCAGACAACCAGGTCAGAGTATACTCCCATTTGTTAACTCTAACAATTTCAGGAGCTGAAGACACTTACCAATGGTATCCAGGAGGCTCATTGAGATCGACTTACGCCATTGGAGAAATTTATAATCTGCTCAGAGAGAATCATCTGCAGGTACCCTGGTACAAAGTGGTTTGGTTCTCAAGGAGTATTCCCAAGCATCGGTTTCTTACTTGGCTGATGGTTCTCAACCGTTCACCAACCCGTGATCGGCTACTACAGTGGGGAGTAATAACCGATGGTACTTGTAACCTATGCAGTGCCACTTTAGAAATCAGGTCCCACCTGTTTTTTATGTGCTCCTTCTCGTCTGGCCTCTGGAGACGACAATTGCAGAGACTACGCTTCCCCTTCTCGGATTCCTGGAATCAGATTCTGAGTGACCTGCAACGCTTCGCTGGAAGTAAAGCTGAAAAAACTCTCCTCTTTCTCACTTGGCAAGCTTCAATGTACATCCTCTGGACTGAAAGAAACAATAGGCTCCATCGTAGTACCTACCGCTCCTCTGATTCCCTCTCCACTGAAATCGATCGAACTATCAGAAGAAGGATTGCTAGCATCCGCCATGAATCGCCCCGACTATCCTCCGAGATGCTACAGCTTTGGTTCTCCTCCAACTTGCGATCACTACCTCTCCTCTAGACCTATCGATCAGGCGCTTCTCTGTTTCCTCCAAGTCTCTTCGTTTTCATCGATGACTCCTTACAATGGACTTCTGTGTGTACTTTCTGGGTATgggttttctatttattttgggTTCTTTCTTGTAATGGCTACTTAGCCCACTAAGCTTTGCTTGTAAAACTCTTTTTCTCCTGTATTTTAATAGTaaatcttttagaaaaaaaaaaaaaagcttaggGAATTCAGGAGGTTATTTCGGTTAATTCTCCGAATTGAGAAACCTTTGCTTTTCTTGAAGAAGAATAAAAATTGTCGACAGAAACGTTAGCTTCGACAAGAAAAGGAATTTAACAGTGATAACCTTTTTTGTTCGTCATTTTAATATTCTTTGGAGAAAAGTAGaattcaaacaaaagaaagaaaaaaaaaaggagaattCAGGCTGAAAGGTCACAAAATAAAGAAGCTGAAAAGCCATTATGGTTTGAATGTTTTAATGGCCTTTCAGATTATAGctctttttttaagaaatcttgTCAGATTTTAGTTATTGTAATTTTTAGTCTAAATGACAATAAAACTATACAACTTGAATTGCTggtctaattatttttaactcttgtttgaaaataataataataaatatcataCATGTAATCTATTTTAAGCATTCATCTCGCACTTGTTAGAAAATTCTTAGGAAATACTAATTTCATTAATTAGCACTTTCACCTAAACGAAAAAGGGTCAAGTTTAAAATGAGATCTTTCATACTGTAGAcaagttaacaaaaataaaagcaaCAAAAAATCATACTAAAAGTAAAAAGAGAAGAGCCTTCTGtaaatcccctagactatatttgagaaatgaTTTGTACATATGTAATCATTATAATTACTCTCAAGAAAAAATGATAACATGGCTTAAAAGAAATATGACATGACATCGATCTTATTGtgatatgtaaaattttatatattaagatttatgttttttggtaaaatttcttaaatataataatgactattttctatatacggattcatatttttggcaaaatttCGTAATATAGTactaactaataaattttatatcaaaaatattatttttctacaaGGATCcattttggtaagattttagaaatattgtaatactaataaattttctatatctattaaaataatataattatatatataaataataattacgaacttaattttttcatcaatttatgaattatgtttttattatcaaaaagtgtagttatagttatatatttatcaactgatatatgttatttatattaatgtatatatttgttagaactaatttaaaataaaagttaaatgaataaaatataatatgaataaaataactctgtaaatttttaattattgttattacaatttaaataaaataaaactaaaaagttaaagtaaacttgaataaatcaaactagaaaaattacattatgattttactttttaactaataaaatttaaattcaaatatagaaaattgaaaatttgtttatataaaaatattttaaaatttttatatctgCATATGGCTCAGGAAAACtcctaatttatataaaatatacatcacAAGTTATTCGctgacaataaaaaaatatttaaatattccagaaaaatataagaaagcATTAGAATATACATTCCACAGTTTATGCAGATTTTATGCCAATAGATCCATAGATTATCTTCTAGCAGTAAATCCATTTGGCAATATGGAGCACTTATTGAGAGTGATTTCCTTCTTCACTAGACATGCTCAACAATCAACATTATTATACCCTTTTCGTttctctttaataatttttgaaCTTTAAGTTTGATTTTCTTTAACATGAAAGACCCACACCTTGTGAAACCATTGTCATCAATTTCTCTTTGTTAGAGTTCTTGACTCAACTAATTAAACTTTCCGTCATGGACATgattgatttataaaaaaagaagtatGGTGGCTAGCTAGTTTGATGAAACTCTCCAATTTCTTAGATTATTCATTACCTCTGTACACTTCGAATTATCCAAAAAATGTATCTccctttttgatattttaggcgtttatgaaacttaaaaaaaaatgaaatgtgAAAGTCATATGCATGGTACAGAGAAAAAACAAATGCGCATGGTCCTTGCCAAGTAGCTTTTATTTGGTTGGTTCTGCAGTATATGGTTCTAGGGGACCCATTAGATTCAGTTAGCTTACAAATGAAACGAGCAGGTAACAGCTGACCATGCAACATATTGAAATGTTCGAAATTACTTGCATAGTTTTTTAGATCTAAAGGTAAAACCTAGTGTAGATTATTTAATTTACGTTACGTAGACTAGAGCTGTTTAGGGGTAGACAGGCAGGTGGGTGGAATTAATTGCTTCCTTCTTTTAAAGGTTCCACACTACTGACTCAGAAGAAACTTCAATGTCATTAAACAAAAAGTTATTAACAAAATGTCATGGTGGAAGGGAGTCTTGATCTTCTTGATGTTGAGTCAGTGTTTGTCATCGGAAGAGAGCATGCAAATGCAATACGGGTACTTGAAAGTTCCGGCAAGTGAGTTTGTGAGCTCCATTGACACGATTGTGGGAGTAATAGGATAAGTGACTTCGCTTTTGTCTGAGTTTGCGGATTTCAGTGGAGATAGTTGGCTGCAAGATGCGGTTTCGGATTGCATGGATCTGCTCGATGTTTCTTCAGACGAACTGAGTTGGTCTGCTTATGCTTCTCAGAATCCAAATGGTACTTACATTTATAACCATGACTCTAGCTAGTTTTATCACACCTCTATAATGTTAGAAACTTTCAGTGCATAATTTTTAAGAACTTCAGTTATAGAACATGCAAACTTTGACCAAAATTGTTTTCGGATCAATCGacaaattagcaaaaaaaaataaaaagaacatggataatatatatgaattttgcCGTAAAACGGATCTAAGTTCAAATCTGGTAGACGCTAATAGCTGGTGGCTGTGTTTTGGAAAGATTCCGATTACCTTAACTTCATTGAATTTTTCAACTAACTGATTAGAAGAACACGAATTTTTAAAATcggttttagtgtatataataaattacatatctatcttattaaaacagaaacattatgacTTTTTCTAGgtgaatttttaaattggacttactattagatatgatatattttctgatcctattaactaataattaatgttagtaaattatttccttattcTATGCTAACTTAATACCTTATATACATTCATTTTATCAGTTGGCCCATTTTCtttctattcaaaaaaatattttctttcccaATTGATTTCATAACCAACATATAGTAATGttaaatttgagatttcatAATCACCATCCAATAAGTCCATGCGATGATCACCATGCAATACATTACTCcttaaccaattaattttatataatagtcgtattatatgatatattcaaAGTGGGTTCAAATCAAACTTATTAATCCATTACTTTTTAACCAATTCAAACATGATTATATATCGGATTACCGGATTTACTGGCTCGACGATctaaattagatttaaaaatgttgattcaaacgcagttttttaaatagacaaaattcttacatattaaatatttataacattgttaacaaaattgtgaatcataaaatattccgcgcttccgaAACGCGGGTTATGATCTAGTATATGTAATAAATATCAGAAATTTTTGATAACTCGACCATTGATTATTGACATCTAAAGACTAACTGAAAGACAACACCCAACTATGTGATGATAATCTTTTCAACATTACACATCATATACACAATAATTAATTATGTAACGTACAATATCGTAGAGGAATTTTAGCCTTATATATTATGAACGTACAAAAAACATCAATTATTGTGAAACAACACACCTGTACAACTCGACTGGTTTGGAGACTTGTCTAGTTAGATTCTCGACGACTCCAATAAATTAT contains these protein-coding regions:
- the LOC130508575 gene encoding uncharacterized protein LOC130508575; its protein translation is MNCLSISLNKAAKDGAFHYHSKCQRSELTHLCFADDLLIFCEGSVQSVQAVLAILKDFEDRSGLAVNIAKTSLFAAGIKPHELDQIKQATWLTEGTLPVRYLEVPLCTKKLSITNCAPLLQAIKSKLHSWTTRTLSFAGRLQLLASVIAGITNFWSCAFILPKACLAEIDSLCSRFLWKGKTEGHNSAKVSWASVTTPKKEGGLGLKNLLVWNRAAALKLIWILFFKQDSIWSNWFIREILQGDINNFWVINTRQKHSWQANQLLLLREHAYSWIRRTIGNGETTYFWSCNLSPFGRITDYLGDEPSSQVGIATTATIAELWDIDHWVLPPARSDNQLQCTSSGLKETIGSIVVPTAPLIPSPLKSIELSEEGLLASAMNRPDYPPRCYSFGSPPTCDHYLSSRPIDQALLCFLQVSSFSSMTPYNGLLCVLSGYGFSIYFGFFLVMAT